The Lactobacillus sp. CBA3605 genome contains a region encoding:
- a CDS encoding TetR/AcrR family transcriptional regulator translates to MRKVTNELIIQTAELLLATDDDVTLAKIGHELNITHAALYKHFKNKDDLWTAVLKQWFSREIIAKITTPPAATPATVALKAWLWQLVNAKKTTYNTNPRMFALNTQYIDDRPLVLREVLQPAYLEINRIMGYETGGTAKAEAIMAALTVFMLPTFKETWNWPDYKERFDVLWELIEPGL, encoded by the coding sequence ATGAGAAAAGTGACGAATGAGCTGATCATTCAAACAGCGGAGCTACTATTAGCAACCGATGACGATGTGACGTTAGCTAAAATAGGTCATGAATTAAATATTACGCATGCAGCGCTGTATAAGCATTTTAAAAATAAGGACGACTTATGGACAGCGGTCTTGAAACAGTGGTTTAGTCGAGAAATCATTGCTAAAATTACGACACCGCCAGCGGCTACACCGGCAACAGTGGCGTTGAAAGCTTGGTTATGGCAACTGGTCAATGCGAAGAAAACAACCTACAATACGAATCCAAGGATGTTTGCATTAAATACACAGTATATTGATGATCGACCACTTGTCTTGCGGGAAGTCCTACAACCTGCGTATCTTGAAATCAATCGAATTATGGGTTATGAAACAGGTGGTACAGCTAAAGCTGAGGCGATTATGGCCGCTTTGACTGTGTTTATGCTGCCGACGTTTAAAGAAACGTGGAATTGGCCTGATTATAAGGAACGCTTTGATGTGTTATGGGAATTAATTGAGCCGGGACTGTGA
- a CDS encoding SDR family oxidoreductase: MKLKNETILITGGTSGIGLAFAIRLMSMGNTVIIVGRSQSKLDTLLAKYPKLHGIAADVSQPKDVQALADTLNHDFPKLTIILNSAGIMRQYDLFDSKIALPDLTAEIQTNLYGTIYVTKSLLPLLQKQPEAMIVNVSSLLALMSVADSPIYSASKTGVHMYTDALREQIRAKGLNIHVLELLPPLVTETNLTSQYDNDRLTKMVSSPLSKLVDAGIKGMAKNRLQVNVGFTAVLRQFMKIMPNTITHIWGKQTLTAFFKKDTH, translated from the coding sequence ATGAAATTAAAAAATGAAACCATTCTAATCACTGGCGGTACCTCGGGTATCGGATTAGCATTTGCGATTAGACTCATGTCCATGGGCAATACCGTCATTATTGTCGGCCGATCACAATCTAAGTTGGATACGCTACTGGCTAAATATCCCAAACTTCATGGGATTGCTGCTGATGTTAGCCAACCTAAAGATGTTCAAGCCTTAGCTGACACTTTAAATCATGATTTTCCAAAATTAACGATTATTTTAAATTCGGCCGGTATTATGCGTCAATATGATTTATTCGATTCAAAAATTGCACTACCTGATTTAACGGCTGAAATCCAAACTAATTTATACGGCACGATTTATGTCACTAAATCCTTATTACCACTTTTACAAAAGCAACCGGAAGCCATGATTGTCAACGTCAGCTCACTACTTGCACTGATGTCCGTCGCCGATTCACCAATCTATTCCGCTTCAAAAACGGGCGTTCATATGTACACCGATGCCTTACGTGAACAAATTCGAGCTAAAGGCTTAAATATTCATGTTCTAGAATTACTCCCGCCATTAGTTACCGAAACTAACCTAACTTCACAATACGATAATGACCGCTTAACAAAAATGGTTAGTTCACCGTTATCAAAATTAGTTGATGCTGGTATTAAGGGGATGGCGAAAAACCGTCTCCAAGTCAACGTTGGGTTCACTGCCGTCTTACGTCAATTTATGAAGATAATGCCTAATACCATCACCCATATTTGGGGTAAGCAAACTTTGACTGCATTTTTCAAAAAAGATACGCATTAA
- a CDS encoding SdpI family protein, protein MSSNNFGLATGFLVILLIWVYQRIRMPKMHSLAGYMSQRAIKNEQTWKFAQHFYAMLGIEIFGLLFIGAVLGGIFNIAGLQSVNLQAIALGAGLILQNIATERELRHEFPDKPQSKA, encoded by the coding sequence ATGTCGAGTAATAATTTTGGTTTAGCGACTGGTTTTTTGGTCATTTTACTTATTTGGGTTTACCAGCGTATTCGGATGCCAAAAATGCATTCGTTAGCTGGTTACATGTCACAACGCGCCATCAAGAATGAACAAACCTGGAAATTTGCCCAACATTTCTATGCCATGTTGGGAATTGAAATCTTTGGTCTGCTTTTCATTGGCGCAGTCTTAGGTGGCATTTTTAACATTGCTGGCCTGCAAAGTGTGAACTTACAAGCCATTGCACTAGGGGCTGGTCTAATTCTACAAAACATTGCCACCGAACGTGAATTGCGACATGAATTTCCTGATAAGCCACAATCGAAAGCCTAA
- the zwf gene encoding glucose-6-phosphate dehydrogenase gives MTEEKIALFTIFGGTGDLAQRKLYPSLFKLYQKGYLQAHFAVIGTARRPWTDEHYHQIITDSLASLHADPATVSKFASHFYYQSHDVTDAQHYVTLKQLSEKLDQQYGLQGNRIFYLAMAPNFFGTIAQHLKSENILTPNGFNRVIIEKPFGHDYDSAKELNDQLTATFNENQIYRIDHYLGKEMIQNISAIRFGNNIWESLWNNRYISNVQITLSEKLGVEERAVYYDNSGALRDMVQNHILQILSLLTMDQPVEFTENDIDVEKVKALRSLRPYKPAEIATNFVRGQYAPTDEAKGYRQEDKISPESNTDTFVAGKVMIDNFRWSGVPFYVRTGKRLADKFTRIDVVFKRPVVNIFNHDDNPDQTPDNGLEPNVLTINVEPTEGFELRMNAKCVGQGFATTPVKLDFDHDSEATANSPEAYERLLHDALNGDATNFTHWQEVAYSWKFVDVIQKYWDEHTPDFPNYQPGTMGPTASDDLLKRDGNDWIYKG, from the coding sequence ATGACTGAAGAAAAAATCGCCCTGTTCACCATTTTTGGTGGTACCGGTGACTTAGCTCAACGCAAACTCTACCCTTCGTTATTTAAGCTTTATCAAAAGGGTTATTTACAAGCGCACTTTGCCGTAATCGGGACTGCCCGACGGCCCTGGACGGATGAACATTATCATCAAATCATTACGGATTCACTGGCCAGCTTACACGCTGATCCAGCCACGGTCTCTAAATTTGCGAGTCATTTTTATTACCAATCCCATGATGTGACAGATGCGCAACATTACGTGACGCTAAAACAATTGTCTGAAAAGTTAGACCAACAATACGGCTTACAAGGTAATCGAATTTTCTACCTAGCCATGGCCCCTAATTTCTTTGGTACGATTGCGCAACATTTGAAGTCTGAAAATATCTTGACCCCAAATGGCTTCAACCGGGTCATTATCGAAAAGCCATTCGGCCATGATTACGATAGTGCCAAGGAATTAAACGATCAATTAACGGCAACCTTCAATGAAAACCAAATTTATCGCATCGACCATTACTTAGGTAAAGAAATGATTCAAAATATTTCGGCCATTCGGTTTGGCAATAACATTTGGGAATCACTTTGGAATAATCGGTACATCTCTAACGTTCAAATCACGTTAAGTGAAAAGTTGGGTGTTGAAGAACGGGCCGTTTATTATGACAATAGCGGTGCTTTACGCGATATGGTTCAAAATCATATTCTGCAAATTTTAAGTTTACTCACAATGGATCAACCCGTTGAGTTTACCGAAAATGATATTGATGTCGAAAAGGTTAAAGCTTTACGTAGTTTACGACCATATAAGCCTGCTGAAATTGCCACTAACTTTGTTCGTGGGCAATACGCCCCTACTGATGAAGCTAAAGGCTATCGGCAAGAAGATAAGATCTCACCTGAGTCCAATACGGATACTTTCGTAGCCGGCAAAGTGATGATTGATAACTTCCGCTGGTCAGGTGTGCCATTCTACGTGCGGACTGGGAAACGCTTAGCTGATAAGTTTACCCGGATTGATGTGGTCTTCAAACGCCCCGTTGTGAATATTTTCAATCACGACGACAATCCTGATCAAACGCCTGATAATGGCTTAGAACCAAACGTTTTGACAATCAACGTTGAACCAACCGAAGGCTTTGAATTACGGATGAATGCTAAATGTGTCGGTCAAGGCTTTGCAACGACCCCCGTCAAGCTCGATTTCGATCACGATTCTGAAGCCACGGCGAATAGTCCTGAAGCATACGAACGTTTACTGCATGATGCCTTAAATGGCGATGCTACCAACTTTACTCACTGGCAAGAAGTGGCCTATTCTTGGAAGTTCGTCGATGTTATTCAGAAATACTGGGATGAACATACCCCTGACTTTCCGAACTACCAACCTGGAACTATGGGACCAACCGCTTCAGATGACTTATTAAAGCGTGATGGTAACGACTGGATTTATAAAGGTTAA
- a CDS encoding PLP-dependent aminotransferase family protein, translating to MPLDRHSATPLYLQLYHQLRASYVPQQSAHQKLWSIRKQAQNLGVSKTTVEQAYEQLLAEGYVYAVPGSGYYFNDIRHWPATAKPVIPIPPRRIAPRPIQFDFRYGVTEVLKPSWNSWKRAVRLALQQTEQAPTELYPDAQGLLTLREQLVVFLRQTRGVQCQADQIVITNGPKTGLSLLLSLLPAGTVGIENPGYRGLATLIAGVGHQAVRLPVTTAGVDLTAIEQQQPQVVYTTPSHQFPLGYALPIAQRLALLQWAAEHQRLIVEDDYDNEYRYDAQPLPALQSLATADQVAYLGTFAKGIDPTSRMGYVVLPTALMATYHQQYQYRSAMVAGLLQQTMVNYFESGAYYRHLSRSRALNRQKYQRVCQLLAATALIMPIETGAGLHLVVQIPNLDQTQLLTALEAAGIRIYPLDSNWVAMPSHDYYLLGFTALTLAELTVAIPKLIAVCQRLIANKTTK from the coding sequence ATGCCACTTGATCGTCACTCAGCGACACCGTTGTATTTACAGCTTTATCACCAATTGCGAGCGAGTTATGTGCCCCAACAATCGGCCCATCAAAAGTTATGGTCGATTCGAAAACAAGCACAAAATCTTGGCGTTTCGAAGACAACGGTAGAACAGGCCTATGAACAATTATTGGCAGAGGGATATGTATATGCGGTGCCTGGCAGTGGTTATTATTTTAATGATATTCGTCATTGGCCTGCGACGGCTAAGCCGGTCATCCCAATCCCGCCACGGCGGATTGCCCCGCGACCCATTCAATTTGATTTTCGTTATGGGGTGACTGAGGTTTTAAAACCCAGTTGGAATAGCTGGAAACGAGCTGTCCGCTTGGCACTACAACAAACTGAGCAGGCGCCTACCGAACTGTATCCAGATGCGCAAGGTTTGTTGACGTTACGCGAACAACTGGTGGTTTTTTTGCGGCAAACGCGTGGGGTTCAATGCCAGGCTGATCAGATTGTCATTACCAATGGGCCTAAAACTGGCCTTAGCTTATTGCTGAGCTTGCTGCCAGCTGGGACGGTGGGCATTGAAAATCCCGGTTATCGTGGGTTAGCAACCTTGATTGCTGGGGTTGGTCACCAAGCAGTGCGCTTACCAGTTACCACGGCTGGCGTGGACTTAACTGCCATTGAGCAACAACAGCCACAGGTCGTTTATACAACGCCATCCCACCAATTTCCATTAGGTTATGCGTTGCCGATTGCCCAACGCTTAGCCTTATTGCAATGGGCCGCCGAACATCAGCGTTTAATCGTGGAGGACGACTATGATAATGAATATCGTTATGATGCCCAACCTTTGCCAGCACTTCAATCGTTAGCTACAGCGGATCAAGTCGCCTATTTAGGGACGTTTGCCAAAGGAATTGATCCGACCTCACGCATGGGTTACGTGGTCTTACCAACAGCGTTGATGGCAACGTATCATCAGCAGTATCAATATCGCTCCGCCATGGTTGCAGGATTACTACAACAAACGATGGTGAACTACTTTGAAAGTGGGGCCTATTATCGGCATTTGAGCCGTAGTCGGGCCTTAAATCGCCAAAAATATCAGCGGGTGTGCCAATTGTTAGCGGCTACTGCACTGATTATGCCGATTGAAACGGGAGCTGGCTTACACCTAGTTGTCCAGATTCCAAATTTAGATCAAACGCAACTCTTAACCGCTTTAGAAGCTGCTGGTATTCGGATTTATCCGTTGGATTCGAATTGGGTTGCCATGCCTAGTCACGACTACTATTTATTAGGCTTTACGGCGTTGACGTTAGCGGAATTAACCGTCGCAATTCCGAAGTTAATCGCAGTTTGCCAGCGTTTGATAGCCAACAAGACGACCAAGTAA
- a CDS encoding aminotransferase class I/II-fold pyridoxal phosphate-dependent enzyme, translated as MTNHIIKTIQVSGIRRFDEAISTIPDIIKLTVGEPDLPTPDHIKKAAIRAIQADCSHYSPLMGFPALQVAASHYFHEKYGLLYQPNEILATVGATEAVATSLLTLLNPRDGVLLPMPCYTSYEPVLAMAQAQVIPIDTTASNYKLTPTVLAATIQAHHADNLKAIILNYPTNPTGVTYTRSELAALVKVIRQAGLLVISDEIYSEITYDQPHVALATLYPERTITINGLSKSHAMTGWRLGFIMAPQSLMTEMKKTHQYLVTSASSITQMAGIEALTNGLADGPKMRASYQHRRDYLMQRLNEIGLNYLHPAGAFYLFAQIPADFKGTSLDFATQLAKQAQVAVIPGSAFGAAGEGWFRISYAASEAALRQGMNQLATWCAQRQNL; from the coding sequence TTGACTAATCACATTATAAAAACAATTCAAGTCTCTGGTATCCGCCGTTTCGATGAGGCCATCAGCACCATTCCTGACATTATCAAATTAACCGTGGGCGAACCGGATTTACCAACGCCTGACCATATCAAAAAAGCAGCCATCCGTGCCATCCAAGCTGATTGCAGTCATTATTCACCATTAATGGGATTTCCAGCATTACAAGTGGCAGCTAGCCATTATTTTCACGAAAAATACGGTTTACTTTATCAACCAAATGAAATTCTAGCAACGGTCGGGGCTACCGAGGCGGTGGCAACGAGTTTACTGACCCTGCTCAATCCCCGTGATGGCGTCTTATTGCCTATGCCTTGCTACACCAGCTATGAGCCCGTATTAGCAATGGCCCAAGCCCAAGTCATTCCCATTGACACCACGGCCAGTAACTATAAGTTGACACCAACAGTCTTAGCCGCCACCATTCAGGCCCATCACGCAGATAACTTAAAAGCCATTATTTTAAACTACCCGACAAATCCGACCGGGGTCACCTACACCCGCTCGGAATTAGCCGCACTAGTCAAGGTCATTCGTCAAGCTGGCTTACTCGTCATTAGCGATGAGATTTACAGTGAAATCACCTACGACCAACCCCATGTGGCCTTGGCAACCCTATATCCAGAACGTACCATTACCATCAACGGCCTGTCCAAATCACATGCCATGACAGGGTGGCGCCTGGGCTTCATTATGGCCCCCCAGTCCCTCATGACTGAAATGAAAAAGACCCATCAATACTTAGTGACTTCTGCGAGTTCCATTACGCAAATGGCGGGGATTGAGGCCCTCACTAATGGCCTAGCCGATGGCCCCAAGATGCGGGCCAGTTATCAGCACCGGCGGGATTACTTAATGCAGCGACTAAACGAAATTGGCCTTAACTATCTCCATCCGGCTGGTGCTTTTTACCTTTTCGCTCAAATTCCCGCTGACTTTAAAGGAACCAGCTTGGATTTTGCAACTCAGTTAGCCAAACAAGCACAGGTAGCTGTTATTCCGGGATCCGCTTTCGGCGCCGCTGGTGAAGGTTGGTTTCGAATCAGCTATGCGGCTAGCGAAGCCGCTTTGCGTCAAGGGATGAATCAACTCGCAACTTGGTGTGCCCAACGTCAAAATTTATAA
- the dapA gene encoding 4-hydroxy-tetrahydrodipicolinate synthase — MDFTTATLMTAMVTPFDDQNQLDYARLKGLIETLLAHHTNGLLVGGTTGEGPTLTHSEKLTLFRTTAQIVAGRVPVMANTGSNDTAATIALTRQASQIVGIDAALVVVPPYNKPDQAGMLAHFTAIADRGGLPLMIYNIPSRVGVKMQVDTILTLAQHPNIIGVKQCTSLEELAAVVEQAPRDFYVYTGEDAQTLTAKLLGAHGVISVASHLFGDEMSAMLTALDTGQITLAGQRQRQLFPKMAALFSLPSPAPVKAALNQRHCDVGQPRLPILPLTPTQQATLTDQLTFKAE, encoded by the coding sequence ATGGATTTTACAACCGCAACTTTAATGACGGCGATGGTCACGCCCTTCGATGACCAAAATCAGCTTGACTATGCCCGTTTAAAGGGCTTAATTGAGACCTTACTTGCCCACCATACCAATGGGTTACTCGTTGGTGGCACAACTGGTGAGGGACCAACCTTAACTCATTCTGAAAAGTTAACCCTGTTTCGAACAACCGCGCAAATTGTCGCTGGGCGGGTCCCAGTGATGGCGAATACCGGATCAAATGATACCGCCGCAACCATTGCCTTAACACGCCAAGCCAGTCAAATCGTCGGGATTGATGCGGCGTTAGTCGTGGTGCCACCTTATAACAAACCCGATCAAGCTGGGATGCTAGCTCACTTTACCGCTATCGCTGATCGTGGCGGGTTGCCGCTGATGATTTACAATATTCCCAGTCGCGTTGGCGTTAAAATGCAAGTTGATACCATCCTAACACTGGCTCAACATCCAAATATTATTGGCGTTAAGCAGTGTACTTCCTTAGAAGAACTAGCCGCCGTCGTTGAACAGGCCCCACGTGATTTTTACGTTTATACTGGCGAAGATGCTCAGACCCTGACAGCTAAATTACTCGGTGCTCATGGGGTTATTTCCGTTGCTAGTCATCTATTTGGCGATGAAATGTCAGCAATGCTCACGGCCTTAGATACTGGTCAAATTACGTTGGCGGGTCAACGCCAACGCCAGCTATTTCCCAAAATGGCGGCACTGTTCAGTTTACCCTCACCGGCGCCAGTCAAAGCAGCTTTAAATCAACGCCACTGCGACGTTGGGCAGCCACGGTTACCCATCCTACCCCTAACACCGACCCAGCAAGCGACCTTGACTGATCAACTAACCTTCAAGGCAGAATAG
- a CDS encoding SDR family oxidoreductase: protein MKVFIIGAHGQIGKKIVSKLVAQGDQVFAGIRNTDQAEAFEDAGAQPVKFDLLAQPAELATAFAGMDAVVFAAGSGGKTGYDMTLMIDLDGAVKSMQAAELAGVQRYLIISAEFAADREKWTSTLKPYYVAKYYADDWLKNRTQLDYTILQPGGLVNDAGTGKVTVNPGVGGEITRDDVATFAVKALATPATIGQTITLINGDTEITTAVKMA, encoded by the coding sequence ATGAAAGTATTTATAATTGGGGCTCATGGCCAAATTGGTAAGAAGATTGTTTCAAAGTTAGTGGCCCAGGGCGATCAAGTCTTTGCTGGGATTCGTAACACTGATCAGGCTGAAGCTTTTGAAGATGCTGGTGCACAACCAGTTAAGTTCGATTTATTAGCACAACCAGCCGAATTAGCGACCGCTTTTGCAGGGATGGATGCCGTGGTATTCGCAGCTGGCTCGGGTGGTAAAACTGGATATGATATGACCTTAATGATTGATTTAGATGGGGCCGTTAAGTCGATGCAAGCAGCTGAACTGGCTGGTGTACAACGCTATCTGATTATTAGTGCAGAATTTGCGGCGGATCGTGAAAAGTGGACGTCAACTTTGAAACCATATTACGTTGCCAAATACTATGCGGATGATTGGTTAAAAAATCGGACGCAGCTTGATTATACAATTCTACAACCTGGGGGCCTGGTTAATGATGCTGGGACTGGTAAAGTGACTGTTAACCCTGGTGTTGGTGGCGAAATCACGCGTGATGATGTTGCCACGTTTGCCGTTAAAGCCTTGGCAACGCCAGCGACGATTGGTCAAACGATTACGTTGATTAATGGTGATACCGAAATTACGACAGCTGTTAAAATGGCTTAA
- a CDS encoding GNAT family N-acetyltransferase: MLKYVRTATIADLPAMLAIIEQARTVLANDQIPQWQDGYPIAADIQADITAKRAWLLIVDGQIAGTAALLTTPDPNYQVMQAGQWIDATTPYTSIHRIAIAGAYHGQHLADFYFSNLITLSHQLGFRQLRVDTHALNQRMQHVILKAGFTYQGVVVMDGDVTDQRNAYQLNL; this comes from the coding sequence ATGCTTAAATACGTTCGTACCGCCACTATTGCGGATTTACCCGCCATGTTAGCCATTATTGAACAAGCCCGGACCGTTCTCGCTAACGATCAGATTCCACAGTGGCAGGATGGCTATCCCATTGCTGCTGATATCCAAGCTGATATTACGGCTAAGCGCGCCTGGCTATTAATCGTCGATGGTCAGATTGCAGGAACTGCTGCCTTACTCACTACTCCGGACCCTAATTACCAAGTCATGCAAGCTGGTCAATGGATTGACGCAACGACTCCTTACACGTCAATTCACCGGATTGCCATTGCTGGTGCTTATCATGGCCAACATTTGGCTGACTTTTATTTCAGTAATCTGATCACCTTGAGCCACCAACTTGGCTTTCGACAATTACGCGTCGACACGCACGCTTTAAATCAACGAATGCAGCACGTAATTCTCAAAGCTGGCTTTACGTATCAAGGCGTCGTCGTCATGGACGGCGACGTTACCGATCAGCGCAATGCTTATCAACTTAACCTTTAA